One Plutella xylostella chromosome 31, ilPluXylo3.1, whole genome shotgun sequence genomic region harbors:
- the LOC125491092 gene encoding trypsin-like, with the protein MCFFVGIERSRIRAGSSLRGEGGQVVHLKSFIVHPGYGVAAPHDSDLALVELERPLTWSDAVRPAAIYAFGTEVPDDSAVQVVGWGDTVGDSLESSSGNYASTLQEVTLFTENTEECKMIYEGEEVVTDNMICAGSQGVGDKDACAGDSGGPVYYADRGTDVLVGVTSWGPQPCGNPVQPGVFVKVSAFTRWILSNVV; encoded by the exons ATGTG CTTCTTCGTCGGCATCGAAAGAAGCCGCATCCGGGCCGGCTCGAGCCTCCGTGGGGAGGGCGGGCAGGTTGTCCACCTCAAGTCCTTTATAGTCCACCCCGGCTACGGCGTCGCCGCCCCGCACGACTCGGACCTCGCTCTAGTGGAACTTGAGAGGCCACTGACCTGGTCTGATGCTGTGAGGCCAGCCGCCATCTACGCCTTTGGCACTGAAGTGCCTGATGACTCTGCGGTCCAGGTTGTTGGATGGGGCGATACTGTG GGTGATTCCCTCGAAAGCTCGTCGGGCAACTACGCATCAACCCTGCAAGAGGTCACCCTCTTCACCGAAAACACGGAAGAATGCAAAATGATCTACGAAGGGGAAGAAGTGGTGACTGACAACATGATCTGTGCTGGCAGCCAAGGGGTGGGGGACAAGGATGCCTGTGCTGGGGACTCGGGCGGCCCAGTTTACTACGCTGACAGAGGCACTGATGTTCTGGTGGGAGTGACGTCGTGGGGTCCACAGCCTTGTGGGAACCCCGTGCAACCAGGAGTCTTCGTCAAGGTCTCCGCCTTCACCAGGTGGATTTTGAGCAATGTCGTCTGA